In one window of Gadus chalcogrammus isolate NIFS_2021 chromosome 12, NIFS_Gcha_1.0, whole genome shotgun sequence DNA:
- the LOC130392982 gene encoding protein ABHD8-like → MLSGLLDGLLCCLTGRSANVVCPLETSELADGYEFVEVKPGRVLRVRHVVPERPLVEEPRGPGATVSCKRRITLYRNGQMLIENLGERAGRAELSNGQVAGGGGGGGGGGGEAEPNAGVALDVTDPVPDGAPGVAGRQAEEGDVGGDAGGGEAGESKDPKQQQKNQQQQQQAPQEQPQGPPQPQDPQQQQQQQQQDPRFRKRKPKRTVVVDCERKITACKGTHADVALFFLHGVGGSLDIWGSQLDFFSQLGYEVIAPDLAGHGASSAPQIAAAYTFYALAEDMRVLFKRYARKRNVLIGHSYGVSFCTFLAHEYPEQVHKVVMINGGGPTALEPSLCSIFNLPTCVLHCLSPILAWSFLKAGFAQQGSRERQLLKENNAFNVSSFVLRATMSGQYWPEGDEAYHAELVVPVLLVHGMCDKFVPVEEDQRMAEILLLAFLKVLDNGSHMIMMECPEAVNTLLHEFLLWEPDTSSQREPKARPATAKAAPCGGRAPEPPEVRPGTARLASANGNTTRDPR, encoded by the exons ATGCTGAGCGGGCTCCTAGACGGGCTCTTGTGCTGCCTCACCGGCCGCTCCGCCAACGTGGTGTGCCCCCTGGAGACCTCGGAGCTGGCCGACGGCTACGAGTTCGTGGAGGTGAAGCCGGGCCGCGTGCTGCGCGTCCGCCACGTGGTCCCggagcgccccctggtggaggagccgcgggggcccggggccaccGTCAGCTGCAAGCGCCGCATCACGCTGTACCGCAACGGGCAGATGCTGATCGAGAACCTGGGCGAGCGGGCGGGCCGGGCGGAGCTCAGCAACGGGCAGGTggcgggaggcggaggaggaggaggaggaggggggggggaggcggagccTAACGCGGGCGTGGCCCTGGATGTGACGGACCCCGTGCCCGATGGGGCCCCCGGGGTCGCTGGGCGCCAGGCGGAGGAAGGGGACGTAGGAGGagacgcaggaggaggagaggctggggAGTCAAAGGACCCCAAACAGCAGCAGAagaaccagcagcagcaacaacaggcCCCTCAGGAGCAGCCACAGGGCCCCCCGCAACCGCAGgacccgcagcagcagcagcagcaacaacaacaggaccctCGCTTCCGCAAGCGCAAGCCCAAGCGCACGGTGGTGGTGGACTGCGAGCGGAAGATCACGGCGTGCAAGGGCACGCACGCCGACGTGGCGCTCTTCTTCCTGCACGGCGTGGGGGGCTCGCTGGACATCTGGGGCAGCCAGCTGGACTTCTTCTCCCAGCTGGGCTACGAGGTCATCGCCCCTGACCTGGCGGGCCACGGGGCAAGCTCCGCCCCCCAGATCGCCGCCGCCTACACCTTCTACGCCCTGGCCGAGGACATGCGCGTGCTGTTCAAGAGATACGCCCGCAAGAGGAACGTGCTGATCGGCCACTCGTACGg GGTCTCCTTCTGCACCTTCCTGGCCCACGAGTACCCGGAGCAGGTCCACAAGGTGGTGATGATCAACGGAGGGGGGCCCACGGCGCTGGAGCCCAGCCTCTGCTCCATCTTCAACCTGCCCACCTGCGTGCTCCACTGCCTGTCCCCCATCCTGGCCTGGAGCTTCCTCAA ggcgGGCTTCGCCCAGCAGGGCTCCAGGGAGCGGCAGCTGCTGAAGGAGAACAACGCCTTCAACGTGTCGTCCTTCGTGCTGCGGGCCACCATGAGCGGGCAGTACTGGCCCGAGGGCGACGAGGCCTACCACGCAGAGCTGGTCGTGCCCGTGCTGCTGGTGCACGGCATGTGTGACAAGTTCGTTCCCGTGGAGGAGGACCAGCGCATGGccgag aTCCTCCTGCTGGCCTTCCTCAAGGTGCTGGACAACGGCAGCCACATGATCATGATGGAGTGCCCCGAGGCGGTCAACACCCTGCTCCACGAGTTCCTCCTCTGGGAGCCCGACACCTCCAGCCAGCGGGAGCCCAAAGCCCGCCCGGCCACCGCCAAGGCGGCGCCCTGCGGAGGCCGGGCGCCCGAGCCCCCCGAGGTCCGACCGGGCACCGCCAGGCTGGCCTCCGCCAACGGGAACACCACGCGGGACCCCCGATAG